The nucleotide sequence GCCACCGCCAAAGCTCGTCGTCATCTGCACGAAGTGATGATCATCCGGCACCGCTTCACCGATATCGGCGGCATCGCGACTGAGCGGATGCGCTCTCATGGCGGCCAGCACGGCTCCGGCGACATCAGGCGACACGATCGCGACCAGCTTCCCCTCATTGGCGACGTAGAGCGGATCGAGCCCGAGCAGCTCGCAGGCAGCCGCCACCCCCTGCTTGACCGGGATCGCCTCTTCCTGGAGGCTGAAGCCTAGTTCGGACTGCTGGGCAATTTCGTTCAATGTCGCCGCGAGGCCGCCGCGCGTGGGATCTCGCATCAGACGGATGCCGCAGCCGCCCGCCGCCACCATCCTGGCGACCAGATCATGCAGGGCGGCCGAATCCGAGACGATCTCCGTTTCAAAGGCGAGGTTCTGGCGCTTTGACATGATTGCGACGCCGTGATCGCCAAGCGTGCCCGAGATCAGCACCCGGTCTCCGACCCTGGCATTCTCAGCGGAGAGATCGAGTCCCTCAGGCACCAGGCCAACGCCCGCGGTCGAAATGAACAGGCCGTCGGCCTTCCCGCGCTCGACCACCTTGGTGTCGCCGGTGATGATATGGACGCCGGCGGATTTCGCCGCCTCGCCCATGGAGTCCGCGATCATCTTGAGGTCTGAAAACCGAAAGCCTTCCTCGATAATGAAACTCGCAGACAGATAAAGCGGTCGGGCACCGGCCATGGCGATGTCGTTGACGGTGCCGTGCACCGCGAGCGAGCCGATATTGCCTCCGGGAAAGAACAGCGGCGAAACCACATAGCCATCAGTCGTCATCACCATGCGCCCGGCGCCGACATCGAAGGCGGATTGATCGTTGCCGCGCGCCAGCCATTCGTTGCCGAAGGCCTCGTGGAACAGGCCCGAGATCAACTGCGACATCGCACGGCCGCCGGAACCGTGGGACAGGTCGACGCAGCCGTGCTTGATGTCGAGCTTGCGCTGATGGGCTCTCATGAGGCCCGCTTCTGCTGACGATCGCGGAAGCGACCGTAGGTCCAATGCGCGGCACATGCGCCTTCCGAGGAGACCATGCAGGATCCCACCGGGGTCTCGGGCGTGCACACCGTTCCGAACAGCCTGCAGTCGACCGGTTTCTTGACACCGCGCAGGATCGCGCCGCATTCGCAGGCCGGATTGTCGGGGACGCGTAGCTCGTTCATGGCGAAGCGTATCTCCGCATCAAATCTGGCGTAGGTTTGCTTCAGCTTCAATCCGCTATAGGGCACGAGCCCGAGGCCTCGCCATTCGAACTGGTCCCGCAGCTCGAAAATATTCGAGACCTCCTCCTTGGCGCGCGGATTCCCATCGCGCGTTACGGCACGGCTATATTGATTCTCCACCTCGTTCCGGTGCTCGTTCACCTGACGCACCAGCATCAGAATCGCCTGCATCATGTCAAGCGGCTCGAAGCCCGAGATCACCACCGGCTTGCCAAATTCCTCTGCAAAGACCTCGTAGGTCTCGGTGCCAATGATGATGCTGACATGGGCGGGCCCCACGAAGCCGTCGATCTCGACGCGGCGGATGTCGGGACTCTCCAAAATGTTCTGCATCGCTGGCGGCGTCCGCACGTGGTTGCAGAACACGCTGAAGTTTTCGAGCTGCCTCTTCTCGGCACGTCGGATCATGATCGCGGTCGGCGGCGTCGAGGTCTCGAAGCCGATCGCGAAGAACACGACTTCCCGCTCCGGATTCTCTTCCGCGATCCGGATCGCATCGACCGTGGAATAGACCATACGGACGTCGGCGCCACGTGCCTTTGCCTTCAACAGCGAGGCACCTTGCGAGCCCCGCACCCGCATCAGATCGCCATAGACGCAAAGGATCACCTCCGGCCGATCGGCCAGCCGGATCGCCATGTCGATACGTCCCGCCGGCAGCACGCAGACGGGACAGCCGGGGCCGTGGATCATCCGCACGTTCTTGGGCAGTATGTCCTCCAGGCCATAGCGCGAAATCGCATGCGTATGTCCGCCGCAGAACTCCATGAAGCGGTAGGACCTCTGCGGATCGGCCTCAGACCGGATCGCCCTGGCCAACCCCAGCGCGATTGCCTTGTCGCGAAATTCGTCCGCGTATTTCACTGCATTGCTCCCTGCTCTCCGGTGCTGAGCTCACGCATGAGCTCCAGTGTCCGCCTCGCCTCATCCGGATCGATCTTGGTCAGGGCATAGCCGACATGGATGATGACGTAGTCGCCGACGGCAAGATCTTCGATCAGCGCCACCGAAACCTCCTTGCTGACGCCGTCGATCGAGGCGACGGCTATGTCGTCGGGAAGGAGCTTTGTCACCTCTGCAGGTATGGCGAGACACATCAGGCGTTTCCTTCCAGCCTTTGTTGTTCGAGCATTTGAAGAGCGGCAACCCAGGCTTGGCCGAGGCTCAAGCCGCCGTCATTCGGCGGCACCTGGCGCGCGAGCTTCGGATTGAGGCCGACAGCGACGCAGCCGCGCTGCACCTCCTCGCTCAGGATCGCGTTGAGGAAGCAGCCGCCGCTCAAAACGACGGTGGTGAGGCCGGTCTCTCGTGCCGCGCAGGCGATCCAGTCGACGCAGGCCGCCGCAAACGTGCCATGAAACAGCTCCGTGCCTACGGTCGGATCGGGGGCATCAGCCACAAGCCGTTCAAACAGCGGATACAGCGACAACACACCTTGTTCAATTGTCCAGGCATTCTCAGCGACGCGTGTACGGTGAACACGCGCCTCCAGCTTCATCGCGGCTTCGCCTTCATAGCTCTGCCGCGTGGAGAGTCCTAGCAATCCTGCGGCTGCATCGAACATCCGGCCGGCGCTGGTCGTCGTTGGCACGTCGGGCTGGTCGAGCAGGGCCAAAACACCCGCCGCCAACGGCTGCGCCGCAAAGCGACGCGGAATCTCCGCGCCACGCCCGAGCGCCTGAAGCACGCCGGCAGCCATCCGCCAAGGCTCGCGCGCGGCGCGATCGCCGCCTGGCATCCTGAGCGGCACTAGATGTCCGATCCGCCGGAAGCGCGCGCCCTCACACCGCAAGAGCTCGCCGCCCCAACTCCCGCCGTCGCTACCATGACCAAAGCCGTCAAGAACCAGTGCCAGCACGGGCCCGTCGATACCGTGCTCCGCCATCACGGACGCCGCATGTGCATGATGGTGCTGAACGGCAATCAGCCTGTGACCGCTCGCCTCGGCAAAGCGGGTGGAGGCCATGTTGGGGTGAAGATCATGCGCCACGACGGCCGGCTCGACATCCAGCGTCGAGATCAGGTGCTCGATCGTCTCCTCGAAGAAGCGAATGCCGTCCACGGTATCGAGATCGCCGATGTGCTGGGAGACGAAGGCTTCATCACCGCGCGTAATCGAGACAGATGCCTTCAGCGCGCCGCCCACTGCGAGCACCGGCGGCACGGCGCGCGCTAACCGAATCGGCTCGGGAACATAGCCGCGGGCCCTCCGGATGAATTGCGCGCGGCCGGCAACGACCGATACCACGGAATCGTCAGCACGCGAGACGATATCGCGATCATGGGTGACGATCAGGTCTGCGATGCCGGCGAGCCGCCGCTCCGCCTCGTCATTCTCGATGACTAGCGGCTCGCCGCCCGGATTGGCGCTCGTCGCCACGATCACCCAAGGAGAGCCGTCCGCACGCGGGTGTGCCGAGTTCAGCAGATGGAACACCAGATGATGCAGCGGCGCGACCGGTAGCATGACGCCGATCCGCGACAGGTCCGGTGCGATTTCCGGCGCAAGTTGCCGACGCGATGTCAGTAATACGACCGGGCGCGCCGTTGACTCCAACAATGCCAGCTCTGTTGCATCCGCGCTTGCGATCTTCGCGACAGCGTCGACTGCGGCAACCATGACCGCAAACGGCTTCCGCTCCCGCTGCTTCCGCTGCCGCAGACGCCGCACCGCCTCGTCGTCTCGGGCATCGCACAAGAGCTGATATCCACCGAGTCCCTTGAGCGCGACGATTTTTCCGCCTGCGATCTCAGCAGCGACCTCATCGATGCCGTGGCTCAAGCGCGGGCCACACAATGGACAGGCGATCGCCTCGGCATGAAAGCGGCGGCTTGCGGGATCGGCATATTCTGCGGCGCAAGCCTTACACATCGCGAAATGCTTCATCGCGGTGGAGCGACGGTCATATGGCAGCCGCTCGGCAATGGTATAGCGCGGACCGCAATGGGTGCAGTTGACGAAGGGGTAAAGATGGAAGCGGCTGCTCGGATTGAACAGCTCGCTCAGGCACTGGGCACAAGTCGCGGCGTCGGCGACGATCCGCGTCGACACCTTGCCCTGCTCGCTGGCGCGAATACAGAACTCGTCGCTTTCAACCGCGCGGATTTGCTGCACGGAGATCCCGTCGATCCGTGCCAGCGGCGGTTTCTCCAGCGGCAGCGCAGCGACGAAATCGGCAGCGCGCGCACCTTCAACCTCGATCACAACGCCGTGCGGGTCATTGGCCACGAAGCCGCCGAGGCGATAGCGTATGGCAAGGCCATAGACATAGGGGCGAAAGCCAACGCCCTGCACGGCGCCGCGCACGTGCAGGCGCAGCCTCCGACTATCGCGCGCTGCGGCTCCGCCGCTCATCATCATGCCGATACGGCACTCAGGGATGCCGCCCTCGCCTTCTCGGCGCGCTTCCGGATCCAGGCATAAAATGCCGTAAATCCCTCTCCGGTCCGCGCCGATACTGTTAGCACGTCGATCTTTGGGTTGACCCGCCGCGCATATTCGATCGTCCTGGCGAGATCGAAGTCGAGCACGGGCGCGAGATCGATCTTGTTGATC is from Bradyrhizobium xenonodulans and encodes:
- the hypE gene encoding hydrogenase expression/formation protein HypE, yielding MRAHQRKLDIKHGCVDLSHGSGGRAMSQLISGLFHEAFGNEWLARGNDQSAFDVGAGRMVMTTDGYVVSPLFFPGGNIGSLAVHGTVNDIAMAGARPLYLSASFIIEEGFRFSDLKMIADSMGEAAKSAGVHIITGDTKVVERGKADGLFISTAGVGLVPEGLDLSAENARVGDRVLISGTLGDHGVAIMSKRQNLAFETEIVSDSAALHDLVARMVAAGGCGIRLMRDPTRGGLAATLNEIAQQSELGFSLQEEAIPVKQGVAAACELLGLDPLYVANEGKLVAIVSPDVAGAVLAAMRAHPLSRDAADIGEAVPDDHHFVQMTTSFGGGRIVDWLSGEQLPRIC
- the hypD gene encoding hydrogenase formation protein HypD, which produces MKYADEFRDKAIALGLARAIRSEADPQRSYRFMEFCGGHTHAISRYGLEDILPKNVRMIHGPGCPVCVLPAGRIDMAIRLADRPEVILCVYGDLMRVRGSQGASLLKAKARGADVRMVYSTVDAIRIAEENPEREVVFFAIGFETSTPPTAIMIRRAEKRQLENFSVFCNHVRTPPAMQNILESPDIRRVEIDGFVGPAHVSIIIGTETYEVFAEEFGKPVVISGFEPLDMMQAILMLVRQVNEHRNEVENQYSRAVTRDGNPRAKEEVSNIFELRDQFEWRGLGLVPYSGLKLKQTYARFDAEIRFAMNELRVPDNPACECGAILRGVKKPVDCRLFGTVCTPETPVGSCMVSSEGACAAHWTYGRFRDRQQKRAS
- a CDS encoding HypC/HybG/HupF family hydrogenase formation chaperone, with protein sequence MCLAIPAEVTKLLPDDIAVASIDGVSKEVSVALIEDLAVGDYVIIHVGYALTKIDPDEARRTLELMRELSTGEQGAMQ
- the hypF gene encoding carbamoyltransferase HypF, yielding MMMSGGAAARDSRRLRLHVRGAVQGVGFRPYVYGLAIRYRLGGFVANDPHGVVIEVEGARAADFVAALPLEKPPLARIDGISVQQIRAVESDEFCIRASEQGKVSTRIVADAATCAQCLSELFNPSSRFHLYPFVNCTHCGPRYTIAERLPYDRRSTAMKHFAMCKACAAEYADPASRRFHAEAIACPLCGPRLSHGIDEVAAEIAGGKIVALKGLGGYQLLCDARDDEAVRRLRQRKQRERKPFAVMVAAVDAVAKIASADATELALLESTARPVVLLTSRRQLAPEIAPDLSRIGVMLPVAPLHHLVFHLLNSAHPRADGSPWVIVATSANPGGEPLVIENDEAERRLAGIADLIVTHDRDIVSRADDSVVSVVAGRAQFIRRARGYVPEPIRLARAVPPVLAVGGALKASVSITRGDEAFVSQHIGDLDTVDGIRFFEETIEHLISTLDVEPAVVAHDLHPNMASTRFAEASGHRLIAVQHHHAHAASVMAEHGIDGPVLALVLDGFGHGSDGGSWGGELLRCEGARFRRIGHLVPLRMPGGDRAAREPWRMAAGVLQALGRGAEIPRRFAAQPLAAGVLALLDQPDVPTTTSAGRMFDAAAGLLGLSTRQSYEGEAAMKLEARVHRTRVAENAWTIEQGVLSLYPLFERLVADAPDPTVGTELFHGTFAAACVDWIACAARETGLTTVVLSGGCFLNAILSEEVQRGCVAVGLNPKLARQVPPNDGGLSLGQAWVAALQMLEQQRLEGNA